Proteins co-encoded in one Stenotrophomonas maltophilia genomic window:
- the msrA gene encoding peptide-methionine (S)-S-oxide reductase MsrA, producing MKLSLEQGVAAGVAGLVATALIAAVLLVDHGAMAAPSEAAAPLKALPAPTGDAAFGDNATHASVVFAGGCFWGVQGVFQHVKGVSNAVSGYIGGSAANARYERVSSGQTGHAEAVKIDYDPRQVSYGQLMQVFFAVAHDPTQLNRQGPDHGSQYRSAIFSDDARQQAASRAYIAQLGQAGSFSAPIVTQLVSGQRFYPAESYHQNYMSNYPQAAYIRYYDAPKLAALGSQFPALYRRDAVLVPMR from the coding sequence ATGAAACTCTCCCTTGAACAGGGCGTCGCGGCGGGTGTTGCCGGGCTGGTCGCCACCGCGCTGATCGCTGCGGTGCTGCTGGTCGATCACGGTGCGATGGCGGCCCCTTCCGAGGCGGCGGCACCGCTGAAGGCGCTGCCCGCACCCACCGGCGATGCTGCGTTCGGCGATAACGCCACTCATGCCAGCGTGGTGTTTGCCGGCGGCTGCTTCTGGGGCGTGCAGGGTGTGTTCCAGCACGTCAAGGGCGTGAGCAATGCGGTGTCCGGCTATATCGGCGGCAGCGCTGCCAACGCGCGGTACGAACGGGTCAGCAGCGGCCAGACCGGCCACGCCGAAGCGGTGAAGATCGACTACGACCCGCGCCAGGTGAGCTACGGGCAACTGATGCAGGTGTTCTTCGCGGTGGCCCATGACCCGACCCAGCTCAACCGGCAGGGCCCGGACCACGGCAGCCAGTACCGCTCGGCCATCTTCAGCGACGACGCCCGCCAGCAGGCGGCCAGCCGTGCCTACATCGCCCAGCTCGGCCAGGCCGGCAGTTTTTCCGCGCCGATCGTCACCCAGCTGGTCAGCGGCCAGCGCTTCTACCCGGCCGAGAGCTACCACCAGAACTACATGAGCAACTACCCGCAGGCGGCCTACATCCGCTATTACGACGCGCCCAAGCTGGCGGCGCTGGGCAGTCAGTTCCCGGCGCTGTACCGGCGCGACGCGGTGCTGGTGCCGATGCGGTAA
- a CDS encoding cytochrome c biogenesis protein DipZ has protein sequence MLLLLLAYLGGALTLLSPCILPVLPFVFARADRPFLRSTLPLLLGMALTFTVVASLAAVGSQWVAQANQIGRWIALLLMALFALALLWPRLADHLLAPFQRVGARLSARADAADAAGRGGAWTSLLIGIATGLLWAPCAGPILGLVLTGAALHGASAGTSTLLLAYALGAITALALAVWVGGRVFRALQARLGLGDVLRKMLGVAALLAVVAIGLGWDTGLLTRLSTLSTARIEQGLLDAVPGAQPAAPPMMMMAGANAAADAPLPVEGTLPALDGATGWLNSPPLSAQQLRGKVVLVDFWTYSCINCLRAMPFVHEWERRYRDHGLVVIGVHTPEFAFERDPRNVMKAVEQLKVAYPVALDNQYTIWRAFNNRYWPAQYFVDAQGNIRGHQFGEGNYARSEQVIRRLLAEAGQTNLPPPADPAAAELKGVAAQADMGNLRSPETYLGHARAEQFASPGGQRADTAFDYSLPTALALNQWGLSGHWTVTDEAAQLQQAGGRIAFQFHARDLHLVLAPSQEGKPVRFRVLLDGKPLPATDAGSDVGADGSGVVDEHRLYQLVRQRGTVGPHRFEIEFLDAGVQAYAFTFG, from the coding sequence ATGCTGCTGTTGCTGCTTGCCTACCTGGGGGGCGCACTGACCCTGCTCAGCCCATGCATCCTGCCGGTGCTGCCGTTCGTGTTCGCACGCGCCGACCGCCCCTTCCTGCGCAGCACGCTGCCGCTGCTGCTGGGCATGGCACTCACCTTCACCGTGGTTGCCAGCCTGGCCGCGGTGGGCAGCCAATGGGTGGCACAGGCCAACCAGATCGGACGCTGGATCGCCCTGCTGCTGATGGCGCTGTTCGCGCTGGCCTTGCTGTGGCCGCGGCTGGCCGACCATCTGCTGGCGCCGTTCCAGCGCGTGGGTGCGCGGCTGAGTGCGCGCGCCGATGCCGCTGATGCCGCCGGCCGTGGCGGGGCGTGGACCTCGCTGCTGATCGGCATCGCCACCGGCCTGCTGTGGGCGCCCTGCGCTGGGCCGATCCTTGGTCTGGTGCTGACCGGCGCGGCCCTGCACGGCGCCAGCGCCGGCACCAGCACGCTGCTGCTGGCCTACGCGCTGGGGGCCATTACCGCACTGGCCTTGGCGGTCTGGGTGGGCGGCCGCGTGTTCCGCGCCCTGCAGGCACGCCTCGGCCTGGGTGACGTGCTGCGCAAGATGTTGGGCGTGGCCGCGCTGCTGGCGGTGGTGGCGATCGGTCTGGGCTGGGATACCGGCCTGCTGACCCGCCTGTCCACGCTCAGCACAGCGCGCATCGAACAGGGCCTGCTCGATGCGGTGCCCGGCGCGCAGCCGGCGGCACCGCCGATGATGATGATGGCCGGTGCCAACGCCGCTGCCGATGCACCGCTGCCGGTGGAAGGCACCCTGCCCGCGCTGGACGGTGCCACCGGCTGGCTCAACAGCCCGCCGCTGAGCGCCCAGCAGCTGCGCGGCAAGGTAGTACTGGTCGATTTCTGGACATACTCCTGCATCAACTGCCTGCGCGCGATGCCGTTCGTGCACGAATGGGAGCGCCGCTACCGCGACCACGGCCTGGTGGTGATCGGCGTGCACACCCCGGAGTTCGCTTTCGAACGTGACCCACGCAACGTGATGAAGGCGGTTGAGCAGTTGAAGGTCGCCTACCCGGTGGCGCTGGACAACCAGTACACGATCTGGCGCGCGTTCAACAACCGCTACTGGCCAGCGCAGTACTTCGTCGATGCCCAGGGCAACATCCGTGGCCACCAGTTCGGTGAAGGCAACTACGCGCGTTCGGAACAGGTGATCCGCCGCCTGCTGGCCGAGGCCGGCCAGACGAATCTGCCGCCACCGGCCGATCCCGCCGCTGCCGAGCTGAAGGGCGTGGCCGCGCAGGCCGACATGGGCAACCTGCGTTCGCCGGAGACCTACCTGGGCCACGCCCGCGCCGAGCAGTTCGCCTCGCCCGGTGGACAGCGTGCCGATACCGCCTTCGACTACTCGCTGCCCACTGCGCTGGCGCTGAACCAGTGGGGACTGTCCGGCCACTGGACGGTCACCGACGAGGCGGCACAGCTGCAACAGGCCGGCGGCCGTATCGCCTTCCAGTTCCATGCGCGCGACCTGCACCTGGTGCTGGCGCCGAGCCAGGAAGGAAAGCCGGTGCGCTTCCGCGTGCTGCTCGATGGCAAGCCGCTGCCGGCCACTGACGCCGGCAGCGATGTGGGCGCCGACGGCAGTGGCGTGGTCGACGAACACCGCCTGTACCAGCTGGTGCGCCAGCGCGGCACGGTCGGCCCGCACCGCTTCGAGATCGAGTTCCTCGATGCGGGCGTACAGGCCTATGCCTTCACCTTCGGTTGA
- a CDS encoding response regulator transcription factor: MSTKRVLIVEDDAHIADLLRMHLGDEGYDVAHAASGDAGLRLLEQDGPWDALVLDVMLPGVDGLQVCQRARAMARYVPIIIISARGSETQRIVGLELGADDYLAKPFSMPELVARVRALLRRAEAMAQSARIDAGAIELGGLQLDPVARTASVDGNALELTPREFDLLLFFARHPDQVFARMELLNQVWGYQHDGYEHTVNTHINRLRSKIEPDPANPRRLLTVWGRGYKLVDPAGAAA, translated from the coding sequence ATGTCCACCAAACGCGTGCTGATCGTTGAAGACGATGCCCACATCGCCGACCTGCTGCGCATGCACCTGGGCGATGAAGGCTACGACGTCGCCCACGCCGCCAGCGGCGACGCCGGCCTGCGCCTGCTCGAACAGGACGGACCGTGGGATGCGCTGGTGCTGGACGTGATGCTGCCCGGCGTGGATGGCCTGCAGGTGTGCCAGCGTGCACGCGCGATGGCGCGTTACGTGCCGATCATCATCATCAGTGCGCGCGGCAGCGAGACCCAGCGCATCGTCGGCCTGGAACTGGGCGCGGACGACTATCTGGCCAAGCCGTTCTCGATGCCGGAGCTGGTGGCGCGGGTACGTGCGCTGTTGCGCCGTGCCGAGGCGATGGCGCAGAGCGCGCGCATCGATGCCGGTGCTATCGAGCTGGGCGGGTTGCAGCTGGACCCGGTGGCACGCACCGCTTCGGTGGATGGCAACGCGCTGGAGCTGACCCCGCGCGAGTTCGACCTGCTGCTGTTCTTCGCGCGCCACCCGGACCAGGTGTTCGCGCGCATGGAGCTGCTCAACCAGGTCTGGGGCTACCAGCACGATGGTTACGAGCACACGGTCAACACCCACATCAATCGGCTGCGCAGCAAGATCGAGCCGGACCCGGCCAACCCGCGGCGGCTGCTGACGGTGTGGGGACGCGGCTACAAGCTGGTCGATCCGGCCGGGGCGGCGGCATGA
- a CDS encoding PLP-dependent aminotransferase family protein produces the protein MDTDDHSAMIPPRYQRLSDELAEAIHGGRLPVGSRLPSLRQMASQRQLSLNTVIAAYRQLEDAGLVIPRPKAGFEVAPRLSVPDRSLRDVPSAPTAPLQQVLMARVLEAQRSPGVIDLAFAGPRGRQFYPGAQLVKHTAQVLRHGQQTVETYARPNGSPRLLAQIVRRGPRMGLHTHSERLLLTHGAMEALQLALRAVTQPGDAVGIEAPSYFNLYPLLATLGLQAIELPTHPQHGLEVDALEALLEHTPLAALVVMPTVHNPLGCTMPMAAKQRLAELVNARQLPLIEDAVYAELQFCEPPAPLLKAFDRDGWVMVVGGFSKTLAPDYRIGWLDGGRFAERIALLKFQSTGGEPQLLGDAVAAYLEAGSYEHHLHRMRRLYREQVGRLRQLVAEHFPAGTRATEPQGGFLLWLELPGVDTRELFERALVEDIVFMPGQVYSRGARYRHALRLSCCQTLDARFVGAVERLGAMACELAAATR, from the coding sequence ATGGATACAGATGACCACAGCGCGATGATCCCTCCCCGCTACCAGCGGCTGTCCGATGAACTGGCCGAGGCCATCCACGGTGGCCGCCTGCCCGTAGGCAGCCGCCTGCCGTCGTTGCGGCAGATGGCATCGCAGCGGCAGCTCAGCCTGAACACCGTGATTGCCGCCTATCGCCAGCTGGAGGATGCCGGCCTGGTGATTCCGCGGCCCAAGGCCGGCTTCGAGGTGGCGCCGCGGCTGTCAGTGCCGGATCGCTCGCTGCGCGATGTGCCCTCGGCACCGACCGCGCCGCTGCAGCAGGTGCTGATGGCCCGAGTACTGGAAGCGCAACGGAGCCCCGGTGTGATCGACCTGGCCTTCGCCGGCCCGCGCGGTCGCCAGTTCTATCCCGGTGCGCAGCTGGTCAAGCACACCGCGCAGGTGCTGCGCCATGGCCAGCAGACGGTGGAGACCTATGCGCGTCCGAATGGATCACCACGGTTGCTGGCGCAGATCGTACGGCGCGGCCCGCGCATGGGCCTGCACACCCACAGCGAGCGTCTGCTGCTCACCCATGGCGCGATGGAGGCCCTGCAGCTGGCACTGCGTGCGGTCACCCAGCCCGGTGATGCGGTGGGCATCGAAGCGCCGTCGTACTTCAACCTGTACCCGCTGCTGGCCACGCTGGGCCTGCAGGCCATCGAACTACCGACCCATCCACAACACGGCCTGGAGGTGGACGCACTGGAGGCCCTGCTGGAGCACACACCGCTGGCGGCGCTGGTGGTGATGCCGACGGTGCACAACCCGTTGGGCTGCACCATGCCAATGGCCGCCAAGCAGCGCTTGGCCGAGCTGGTCAACGCGCGCCAGTTGCCGCTGATCGAAGATGCGGTGTATGCCGAGCTGCAGTTCTGCGAGCCACCGGCACCGCTGCTGAAGGCCTTCGATCGCGACGGTTGGGTGATGGTGGTCGGTGGCTTTTCCAAGACGCTGGCGCCGGACTACCGCATCGGCTGGCTCGATGGCGGGCGCTTCGCCGAGCGCATCGCATTGCTGAAGTTCCAGTCCACCGGCGGCGAGCCGCAGCTGCTGGGTGACGCGGTGGCTGCGTATCTGGAAGCGGGCAGCTACGAGCACCACCTGCACCGCATGCGCCGCCTGTATCGCGAACAGGTCGGACGGCTGCGCCAACTGGTGGCCGAGCATTTCCCGGCCGGCACCCGTGCCACCGAACCGCAGGGGGGATTCCTGTTGTGGCTGGAACTACCCGGCGTGGATACCCGCGAGCTGTTCGAGCGTGCGCTGGTGGAGGACATCGTGTTCATGCCCGGCCAGGTGTATTCGCGCGGCGCGCGCTACCGCCATGCCCTGCGCCTGTCGTGCTGCCAGACGCTGGACGCGCGCTTCGTTGGCGCGGTGGAGCGACTGGGTGCGATGGCGTGCGAGCTGGCGGCTGCAACACGGTAG
- a CDS encoding TfoX/Sxy family protein, with translation MSAPKLRNIGPKSAAWLRQVGLRSREDLAAIGAVGAFVKVKRAGFKPSLNLLYSLEGALLECHWQELSEPQRQALVQDYEARIAAHPLKAAGPASGPVHEQRFDDDGDAEDSPADDADED, from the coding sequence ATGAGCGCACCGAAGCTGCGCAACATCGGCCCGAAAAGTGCAGCCTGGCTGCGCCAGGTCGGCCTGCGCAGCCGCGAGGACCTGGCCGCGATCGGTGCGGTCGGTGCGTTCGTCAAGGTCAAGCGGGCCGGCTTCAAGCCCAGCCTGAACCTGCTGTACTCGCTGGAAGGAGCCTTGCTGGAGTGCCACTGGCAGGAACTGAGCGAGCCGCAGCGTCAAGCGCTGGTGCAGGACTACGAAGCACGCATCGCCGCACATCCGCTGAAGGCGGCCGGCCCGGCCTCAGGTCCGGTGCATGAGCAGCGCTTCGATGACGACGGTGACGCTGAGGACAGCCCAGCGGACGACGCCGACGAGGATTGA
- a CDS encoding GAF domain-containing protein, which yields MFANASLTGSKPEQYAQLLEQARGLVYGESDRIANAANLSALVYHALPDLNWVGFYLYDGRELVVGPFQGLPACVRIPLDKGVCGAAASQRVTQRVEDVDAFPGHIACDSASRSELVVPLLRGDELIGVFDIDSPKVGRFDADDQAGLEAIARVFVEALG from the coding sequence ATGTTCGCCAATGCCTCGCTGACCGGCAGCAAGCCGGAACAATACGCCCAGCTGCTGGAGCAGGCCCGTGGCCTGGTCTACGGTGAGTCCGACCGCATCGCCAATGCGGCCAATCTCTCCGCGCTGGTCTATCACGCCCTGCCCGATCTGAACTGGGTGGGCTTCTATCTGTACGACGGCAGGGAACTGGTGGTCGGCCCCTTCCAGGGCCTGCCGGCCTGCGTGCGCATTCCGCTGGACAAGGGTGTGTGTGGCGCCGCTGCCAGCCAGCGCGTGACCCAGCGCGTGGAGGACGTCGATGCCTTCCCCGGCCATATCGCCTGCGATTCGGCCTCGCGCTCGGAACTGGTGGTGCCGCTGCTGCGCGGCGATGAGCTGATCGGCGTGTTCGACATCGACAGCCCCAAGGTCGGCCGCTTCGATGCCGACGACCAAGCCGGGCTGGAAGCCATCGCGCGCGTGTTCGTCGAGGCGCTGGGATGA
- a CDS encoding winged helix-turn-helix domain-containing protein has protein sequence MLDIVLVEDDARLGTMVSDYLQRHGYQVAHERTGARAVTRILAEKPALVLLDVGLPDQDGFEVCRQIRPHYDGIICVLTARTDNIDQVLGLELGADDYIGKPIEPRVLLARLRAHLRRHRRVEPRDGSLRFGELNIDPSTRNVHLQGGLLELTTAEFDLLFLLASNAGQILDRDALLRGLRGIAFDGLDRSIDARISRLRRKLGDNPEQPERIKTVRGRGYLFSRSAWG, from the coding sequence ATGCTGGATATCGTACTGGTCGAAGACGATGCCCGCCTGGGTACGATGGTCAGCGACTATCTGCAGCGGCATGGCTACCAGGTGGCCCACGAGCGCACCGGCGCGCGTGCGGTGACCCGCATCCTGGCCGAAAAGCCGGCGCTGGTGCTGCTCGACGTCGGCCTGCCCGACCAGGATGGTTTCGAAGTGTGTCGGCAGATCCGCCCCCACTATGACGGCATCATCTGCGTGCTGACCGCCCGCACCGACAACATCGACCAGGTGCTGGGGCTGGAACTGGGTGCCGACGATTACATCGGCAAGCCGATCGAACCGCGGGTCCTGCTGGCCCGTCTGCGCGCCCACCTGCGTCGCCACCGCCGGGTTGAACCGCGTGACGGCAGCCTGCGCTTCGGCGAGCTGAACATCGACCCGTCCACCCGCAACGTGCACCTGCAGGGCGGCCTGCTGGAACTGACCACCGCCGAGTTCGACCTGCTGTTCCTGCTGGCCAGCAACGCCGGCCAGATCCTGGACCGCGACGCGCTGCTGCGCGGCCTGCGCGGGATCGCCTTCGACGGCCTGGACCGCTCGATCGATGCGCGCATCTCGCGCCTGCGGCGCAAGCTGGGCGACAACCCCGAGCAACCGGAACGGATCAAGACCGTCCGCGGCCGCGGCTACCTGTTCAGCCGCTCGGCATGGGGATGA
- the msrB gene encoding peptide-methionine (R)-S-oxide reductase MsrB — MPLTRRHLLGLGGVATAAGLFGLGACSRAAPAAAEARPVRQFEVMHSDAQWRQQLTPAQYAVLRQQATERPWSSSLNKEHRQGTFACAGCALPLFSSSTKFESGTGWPSFWAPLHNAIGEDRDVTFGMLRVEVHCRRCGGHLGHVFNDGPRPTGLRYCMNGAAMVFVPGAGDGAADGWRVPVGSSPVSGA; from the coding sequence ATGCCCCTCACCCGACGCCATCTGCTGGGCCTGGGCGGTGTCGCCACCGCCGCCGGCCTGTTCGGACTGGGCGCCTGCAGCCGAGCCGCACCGGCCGCCGCCGAGGCACGGCCGGTGCGCCAGTTCGAGGTCATGCACAGCGATGCGCAATGGCGCCAGCAGCTGACCCCGGCGCAGTACGCGGTGCTGCGCCAGCAGGCCACCGAACGGCCCTGGAGCAGCTCACTCAACAAGGAACACCGGCAGGGTACCTTCGCCTGCGCCGGCTGCGCGCTGCCGCTGTTCTCCTCCTCCACCAAGTTCGAGAGCGGTACCGGCTGGCCCAGCTTCTGGGCACCGCTGCACAACGCAATCGGCGAGGACCGCGACGTCACCTTCGGCATGCTGCGGGTGGAAGTGCACTGCCGGCGCTGTGGCGGCCATCTCGGCCACGTCTTCAACGATGGCCCGCGCCCGACCGGGCTGCGCTACTGCATGAACGGTGCGGCCATGGTGTTTGTTCCCGGCGCCGGTGATGGCGCTGCCGACGGCTGGCGCGTGCCGGTCGGTTCTTCCCCTGTTTCCGGAGCCTGA
- a CDS encoding sensor histidine kinase, giving the protein MIKPNLWQKLAAVIAALMLMCCMALLALQMRANTRHEQEVVQRLSLGLAEHIAQRSELMDTSGMRDAAVRALFGQLMAVNPSVEVYLLDDQGRILGHDAPSGHLVRNRVDVAPLRRLLSGAPLPILGDDPRSADGRKVFSAAPLIVQGRQAGYVYVVLVGEHRQMLSDDLAAGSQWNTTWWSVVLVGGLGLLAGLVAFYWVTRPLRRLTRRIQAFDIDAPTPLPPPEPLRPGERDELVILEHAHAQMAQRLGEQWQQLRQQDLQRRELVANISHDLRTPLSSLHGYLETLALKDATLSPDERRRYLGIALAQSAKVGRLARALFELARLEHGEVRLEWEVFALPELLQDVLQKFELAAQARNQRLHADFPPGLPLVRADLGLVERVLTNLLDNALRHAPEGGRIEVRLRATPDSVEVSVADDGPGVAPALRAQLFQAPAALGARRGENGGLGLLIVQRIVQLHGRRIELRDSEQGALFVFALPRAEAAA; this is encoded by the coding sequence ATGATCAAGCCCAACCTGTGGCAGAAGCTGGCGGCGGTGATCGCCGCGCTGATGCTGATGTGCTGCATGGCGCTGCTGGCCCTGCAGATGCGCGCCAACACGCGCCACGAACAGGAAGTCGTGCAGCGGCTGTCGCTGGGCCTGGCCGAGCACATTGCCCAGCGCAGCGAGCTGATGGACACCAGCGGCATGCGCGACGCCGCGGTGCGCGCGCTGTTCGGGCAGCTGATGGCGGTCAATCCCAGCGTCGAGGTGTATCTGCTGGACGATCAGGGCCGCATCCTCGGCCACGATGCGCCCAGCGGCCATCTGGTGCGCAACCGGGTGGACGTGGCGCCATTGCGCCGCCTGCTGTCCGGTGCGCCGTTGCCGATCCTTGGCGATGACCCGCGCAGTGCGGACGGGCGCAAGGTGTTCAGTGCCGCGCCGCTGATCGTGCAGGGACGCCAGGCCGGTTACGTGTACGTGGTGCTGGTGGGCGAGCACCGGCAGATGCTGTCCGATGATCTTGCCGCCGGCAGCCAGTGGAACACCACATGGTGGTCGGTGGTGCTGGTCGGTGGCCTCGGTCTGCTGGCCGGGCTGGTGGCCTTCTACTGGGTGACCCGGCCGCTGCGCCGGCTGACCCGTCGCATCCAGGCCTTCGACATCGACGCCCCCACGCCGTTGCCGCCGCCGGAACCGCTGCGGCCGGGTGAGCGCGACGAGCTGGTGATCCTCGAACACGCGCATGCGCAGATGGCGCAGCGGCTGGGAGAGCAATGGCAGCAGCTGCGCCAGCAGGACCTGCAGCGGCGCGAGCTGGTGGCCAACATCTCGCATGACCTGCGCACTCCGCTGTCATCGCTGCACGGCTATCTGGAGACGCTGGCGTTGAAGGATGCCACGCTGTCGCCGGACGAGCGCCGCCGCTACCTCGGCATCGCGCTGGCGCAGAGCGCCAAGGTCGGCCGCCTTGCACGCGCGCTGTTCGAGCTGGCGCGGCTGGAGCATGGCGAAGTGCGGCTGGAGTGGGAGGTGTTCGCGCTGCCGGAGCTGCTGCAGGACGTACTGCAGAAGTTCGAGCTGGCCGCGCAGGCCCGCAACCAGAGGTTGCATGCGGACTTCCCGCCGGGCCTGCCACTGGTGCGCGCCGACCTGGGCCTGGTCGAGCGGGTGTTGACCAATCTGCTCGACAACGCCCTGCGTCATGCGCCCGAGGGTGGCCGGATCGAGGTACGCCTGCGTGCGACACCGGACAGCGTCGAGGTGAGTGTGGCCGATGATGGCCCGGGTGTAGCGCCGGCACTGCGCGCGCAGCTGTTCCAGGCACCGGCTGCGCTGGGCGCGCGCCGTGGCGAGAACGGTGGCCTGGGCCTGTTGATCGTGCAGCGCATCGTGCAGCTGCATGGCCGCCGCATCGAACTGCGCGACAGCGAGCAGGGTGCGTTGTTCGTGTTCGCGTTGCCGCGCGCGGAAGCGGCGGCCTAG
- a CDS encoding ATP-binding protein produces the protein MKRTPSAMRGHAFHFLRYGIGFLVAHLLLIVLGLWAWDALLEDRTEAGLQAEMRGTHALLQHRFAETPREQWPALARQLDTDFAYALRMVPLAEAVKELPASQRPPFNNGRVQIDLEHMRSLQRIGDSDYAVMLGPLDEALPDEGWQDSDVSGVAILLLILMVAVALPMYVMVYRLWRDVSQLAQAARRMRDGQLDTRAPRAGTALVRPLANAFNHMAEQLQQLLESQRVLAQAVAHEVRTPLARMRFGLADLEDTALDEIQRDALGGLRTDVDRLQHLTDAGVQYAALGRCHQLTRQRLQLAALVRGVVAQFAPLPMPVQQALSPAGLVNVNRHMLELALRNLLGNALRYARRQIRIASTVNDGWLCLQVEDDGPGIAPELRGQVLQPYVRLDPGSPGFGLGLALVQVVADKHDGHVEVTDSELGGACIRLHLPLESSGVVECEAAC, from the coding sequence ATGAAACGCACGCCCTCGGCGATGCGCGGTCACGCCTTTCATTTCCTGCGCTACGGCATCGGCTTCCTGGTCGCCCACCTGCTGTTGATCGTGCTTGGCCTGTGGGCCTGGGACGCGCTGCTGGAAGACCGCACCGAAGCGGGCCTGCAGGCCGAGATGCGCGGTACTCATGCGCTGCTGCAGCACCGCTTCGCCGAGACGCCGCGCGAACAGTGGCCGGCACTGGCGCGCCAGCTCGACACCGATTTCGCCTACGCCCTGCGCATGGTGCCGCTGGCCGAGGCAGTGAAGGAACTGCCCGCCAGCCAGCGCCCGCCCTTCAACAATGGCCGGGTGCAGATCGATCTGGAGCACATGCGCAGCCTGCAGCGCATCGGCGACAGCGACTATGCGGTGATGCTGGGCCCACTGGACGAAGCGTTGCCCGACGAAGGCTGGCAGGACAGCGATGTCTCCGGCGTGGCGATCCTGCTGCTGATCCTGATGGTGGCCGTGGCGCTGCCGATGTACGTGATGGTCTACCGCCTGTGGCGCGATGTCTCGCAGCTGGCACAGGCCGCGCGGCGCATGCGCGATGGCCAGCTGGATACGCGTGCGCCGCGCGCCGGCACCGCACTGGTGCGGCCGTTGGCCAATGCCTTCAACCACATGGCCGAACAGCTGCAGCAGCTGCTGGAAAGCCAGCGCGTGCTGGCGCAGGCGGTGGCACATGAAGTGCGCACGCCGCTGGCCCGCATGCGCTTCGGCCTGGCCGACCTGGAGGACACCGCGCTGGACGAGATCCAGCGCGATGCCCTGGGCGGGCTGCGCACCGATGTCGATCGTCTGCAGCACCTGACCGATGCCGGCGTCCAGTACGCCGCGCTCGGCCGTTGTCATCAGCTGACCCGCCAGCGCCTGCAGCTGGCCGCGCTGGTGCGCGGCGTGGTCGCCCAGTTCGCGCCGCTGCCGATGCCGGTGCAGCAGGCGCTGTCGCCGGCCGGCCTGGTCAACGTCAACCGGCACATGCTGGAGCTGGCCCTGCGCAACCTGCTGGGCAACGCGCTGCGCTATGCACGCCGGCAGATCCGAATTGCCAGCACGGTCAATGATGGCTGGCTGTGCCTGCAGGTGGAGGACGACGGCCCCGGCATCGCGCCCGAACTGCGTGGCCAGGTGCTGCAGCCCTACGTACGGCTCGACCCCGGCAGCCCCGGTTTCGGGCTGGGCCTGGCCTTGGTGCAGGTGGTGGCCGACAAGCACGACGGCCACGTCGAGGTGACCGATTCCGAGCTGGGCGGCGCCTGCATCCGCCTGCACCTGCCGCTGGAAAGCAGCGGCGTGGTGGAGTGCGAGGCCGCCTGCTAG
- the bioD gene encoding dethiobiotin synthase — protein MPLPATLPPALFVTGTDTEIGKTATSTALLHALRRRGLRAVGMKPVASGSEDRGQGLRNEDALALQAASWPVPDYADLNPYALRQPLAPELAAAEDGVQVQLAPIVAAFERLRAQADIVVVEGVGGWLAPVSATLDQLDLVRALQLPVLLVVGMRLGCVNHARLTAQSLQASGVECLGWIGNHIDPAMQRQDENIATLQQRLPMPCWGRLPHLPGADGEALSAHLLGDLG, from the coding sequence ATGCCGTTGCCCGCCACCCTGCCGCCCGCGCTGTTCGTGACCGGCACCGATACCGAGATCGGCAAGACCGCCACCAGCACAGCGCTGCTGCATGCGCTGCGCCGGCGCGGCCTGCGTGCCGTTGGCATGAAGCCGGTGGCCAGCGGCAGCGAAGACCGCGGGCAGGGCCTGCGCAACGAGGATGCGCTGGCGCTGCAGGCAGCCAGCTGGCCGGTACCGGACTATGCCGACCTCAACCCCTATGCGCTGCGGCAGCCGCTGGCCCCGGAACTGGCGGCCGCCGAGGACGGCGTGCAGGTGCAGCTGGCACCGATCGTGGCCGCCTTCGAGCGCCTGCGCGCGCAGGCCGACATCGTGGTGGTGGAGGGCGTGGGCGGCTGGCTGGCGCCGGTCTCGGCCACGCTGGATCAGCTCGATCTGGTGCGTGCGCTGCAGCTGCCGGTGCTGCTGGTGGTGGGCATGCGCCTGGGCTGCGTCAACCACGCGCGGCTGACCGCGCAATCGCTGCAGGCCAGCGGCGTGGAATGCCTGGGCTGGATCGGCAACCACATCGACCCGGCCATGCAGCGCCAGGACGAGAACATCGCCACGTTGCAGCAGCGCCTGCCGATGCCGTGCTGGGGCCGCCTGCCGCATCTGCCGGGGGCGGATGGCGAAGCGCTGAGCGCGCACCTGCTTGGCGACCTGGGGTAG